A portion of the Syngnathoides biaculeatus isolate LvHL_M chromosome 7, ASM1980259v1, whole genome shotgun sequence genome contains these proteins:
- the pip5k1ca gene encoding phosphatidylinositol 4-phosphate 5-kinase type-1 gamma isoform X1 gives MEAEGAVGSSEPRDGSPLSGAASSDDADTVVGVSYGMDAGDMDAAARKAFITEMPSSSGLPGQGKKIGHRGVDASGETTYKKTTSSALKGAIQLGIGYTVGNLSSKPERDVLMQDFYVVESIFFPSEGSNLTPAHHFPDFRFKTYAPVAFRYFRELFGIRPDDYLYSLCNEPLIELSNPGASGSVFYLTKDDEFIIKTVMHKEAEFLQKLLPGYYMNLNQNPRTLLPKFFGLYCVQSGGKNIRVVVMNNVLPRVVRMHLKYDLKGSTYKRRASKKEREKARPTFKDLDFMQDLQDGLMLDQDTFNALVKTLQRDCLVLESFKIMDYSLLLGVHNMDQAERERQMEGSQGGSDEKRPLAQQKALYSTAMESIQGGAACGGSIDTEDTMGGIPAVNGKGERLLLYVGIIDILQSYRLIKKLEHTWKALVHDGDTVSVHRPGFYADRFFKFMSSTVFRKSSSLKSSPSKKGRVSLTVPKCGGPGAAWSASQLPSERDENIYDLRGARSFPTLEDEGRVDLPCTPPSFEEATTASIATTLSSTTSLSIPERSPCDTVDHPRYRRHTQSLSHDGRTQEELRVREEEQQTITVEVELKKHDSEPTISIPQPLPQPSDDREAAAGTSTSSPAPEPSSSSSSPATVTPASAEATGATPSSPKLVVVVAETASHASGSGCASQASVDDEDDVPVTDIYFPPEDRTWVYSPLHYGSESKALPDGDWERETVH, from the exons ATGGAAGCCGAGGGAGCGGTCGGCTCGTCGGAGCCCAGGGACGGGAGTCCTCTGTCCGGGGCCGCATCATCCGATGATGCTGACACGGTCGTCGGGGTTAGCTACGGAATGGACGCTGGAGACATGG ATGCTGCTGCAAGGAAAGCCTTCATCACAGAG ATGCCGTCCTCCTCAGGACTACCTGGTCAGGGGAAGAAAATTGGCCACAGAGGGGTCGATGCCTCCGGAGAAACCACTTACAAAAAG ACCACATCCTCAGCCCTGAAAGGAGCCATCCAGCTGGGCATCGGCTACACGGTGGGCAACTTGAGCTCCAAGCCCGAGAGGGATGTGCTGATGCAGGACTTCTACGTGGTGGAAAGCATCTTCTTCCCCAG CGAAGGGAGCAACCTCACCCCGGCCCATCACTTCCCAGACTTCCGATTCAAAACGTATGCTCCCGTGGCCTTCCGCTACTTTCGAGAGCTATTCGGGATCAGGCCGGATGACTACTTG TACTCCCTGTGTAACGAGCCGCTGATCGAGCTGTCCAATCCTGGCGCGAGCGGCTCTGTCTTCTATCTCACCAAGGACGACGAGTTCATCATCAAAACGGTCATGCACAAGGAGGCAGAGTTCTTACAGAAGTTGCTGCCGGGCTACTACATG AACTTGAATCAGAACCCTCGCACTCTGTTGCCCAAGTTTTTTGGCCTGTACTGCGTCCAGTCAGGAGGCAAGAACATCCGCGTTGTGGTGATGAACAACGTGCTGCCCCGCGTCGTCCGCATGCACCTCAAGTACGATCTGAAGGGCTCCACCTACAAACGACGAGCATCCAAGAAAGAGCGCGAGAAGGCCCGGCCTACTTTCAAAGACCTGGACTTCATGCAGGACCTGCAGGATGGACTCATGCTGGATCAGGACACGTTCAACGCGCTGGTCAAGACGCTGCAGAGGGACTGCCTG GTGCTGGAAAGCTTCAAGATCATGGACTACAGTCTCCTGCTAGGAGTGCACAACATGGACCAAGCGGAGAGGGAGCGGCAGATGGAAGGCTCCCAAGGCGGCAGCGATGAGAAACGGCCCCTGGCCCAGCAGAAGGCCCTCTACTCCACCGCCATGGAGTCCATTCAGGGCGGGGCTGCCTGCGGGGGATCAATTGACACCGAAGACAC AATGGGCGgcatccctgctgtcaacgggaaagGAGAACGACTTCTGCTCTACGTTGGCATCATTGACATCTTACAATCATACAG GTTAATCAAGAAGCTGGAGCACACGTGGAAGGCTTTGGTGCACGATGGG GACACGGTCTCGGTCCACCGGCCTGGATTCTACGCTGACAGGTTCTTCAAGTTCATGAGCAGCACCGTTTTCAGGAAGAGCTCTT CTTTGAAGTCGTCTCCATCCAAGAAGGGCCGCGTCTCGCTGACAGTACCGAAGTGCGGCGGTCCCGGTGCGGCCTGGTCCGCCAGCCAGCTCCCCTCCGAGAGAGACGAGAACATTTATGACCTGAGAGGCGCTCGCAGCTTCCCAACGCTGGAAGACGAAG GACGAGTCGATCTCCCGTGCACACCTCCGTCCTTTGAGGAGGCCACCACGGCGTCCATCGCCACTACTCTCTCCTCCACCACCTCTCTGTCCATCCCTGAACGCTCTCCCTGCGACACCGTTGATCACCCGCGCTACAG GAGGCACACCCAGTCTCTTAGTCATGATGGGAG GACCCAGGAGGAGCTGCGTGTGCGTGAGGAGGAACAGCAGACCATCACGGTGGAGGTGGAGTTAAAGAAGCACGACAGTGAGCCCACCATCTCCATCCCGCAGCCTTTGCCTCAACCCAG TGATGATCGGGAGGCAGCCGCTGGAACTTCCACCTCTTCTCCAGCCCCCgaaccctcctcctcctcctcctcgcccgCCACCGTCACTCCTGCGTCTGCCGAGGCAACCGGAGCCACTCCGTCCAGTCCCaagctggtggtggtggtggcggagaCGGCAAGCCACGCGTCAGGCTCGGGGTGCGCCAGCCAGGCTTCAGTTGATGACGAGGATGACGTGCCAGTCACGGATATCTACTTT cctcCAGAGGACAGGACCTGGGTGTACTCTCCGCTACACTATGGCTCAGAGTCTAAGGCCCTGCCAGATGGGGATTGGGAAAGAGAGACA GTCCATTAA
- the pip5k1ca gene encoding phosphatidylinositol 4-phosphate 5-kinase type-1 gamma isoform X3 codes for MEAEGAVGSSEPRDGSPLSGAASSDDADTVVGVSYGMDAGDMDAAARKAFITEMPSSSGLPGQGKKIGHRGVDASGETTYKKTTSSALKGAIQLGIGYTVGNLSSKPERDVLMQDFYVVESIFFPSEGSNLTPAHHFPDFRFKTYAPVAFRYFRELFGIRPDDYLYSLCNEPLIELSNPGASGSVFYLTKDDEFIIKTVMHKEAEFLQKLLPGYYMNLNQNPRTLLPKFFGLYCVQSGGKNIRVVVMNNVLPRVVRMHLKYDLKGSTYKRRASKKEREKARPTFKDLDFMQDLQDGLMLDQDTFNALVKTLQRDCLVLESFKIMDYSLLLGVHNMDQAERERQMEGSQGGSDEKRPLAQQKALYSTAMESIQGGAACGGSIDTEDTMGGIPAVNGKGERLLLYVGIIDILQSYRLIKKLEHTWKALVHDGDTVSVHRPGFYADRFFKFMSSTVFRKSSSLKSSPSKKGRVSLTVPKCGGPGAAWSASQLPSERDENIYDLRGARSFPTLEDEGRVDLPCTPPSFEEATTASIATTLSSTTSLSIPERSPCDTVDHPRYRRHTQSLSHDGRTQEELRVREEEQQTITVEVELKKHDSEPTISIPQPLPQPSDDREAAAGTSTSSPAPEPSSSSSSPATVTPASAEATGATPSSPKLVVVVAETASHASGSGCASQASVDDEDDVPVTDIYF; via the exons ATGGAAGCCGAGGGAGCGGTCGGCTCGTCGGAGCCCAGGGACGGGAGTCCTCTGTCCGGGGCCGCATCATCCGATGATGCTGACACGGTCGTCGGGGTTAGCTACGGAATGGACGCTGGAGACATGG ATGCTGCTGCAAGGAAAGCCTTCATCACAGAG ATGCCGTCCTCCTCAGGACTACCTGGTCAGGGGAAGAAAATTGGCCACAGAGGGGTCGATGCCTCCGGAGAAACCACTTACAAAAAG ACCACATCCTCAGCCCTGAAAGGAGCCATCCAGCTGGGCATCGGCTACACGGTGGGCAACTTGAGCTCCAAGCCCGAGAGGGATGTGCTGATGCAGGACTTCTACGTGGTGGAAAGCATCTTCTTCCCCAG CGAAGGGAGCAACCTCACCCCGGCCCATCACTTCCCAGACTTCCGATTCAAAACGTATGCTCCCGTGGCCTTCCGCTACTTTCGAGAGCTATTCGGGATCAGGCCGGATGACTACTTG TACTCCCTGTGTAACGAGCCGCTGATCGAGCTGTCCAATCCTGGCGCGAGCGGCTCTGTCTTCTATCTCACCAAGGACGACGAGTTCATCATCAAAACGGTCATGCACAAGGAGGCAGAGTTCTTACAGAAGTTGCTGCCGGGCTACTACATG AACTTGAATCAGAACCCTCGCACTCTGTTGCCCAAGTTTTTTGGCCTGTACTGCGTCCAGTCAGGAGGCAAGAACATCCGCGTTGTGGTGATGAACAACGTGCTGCCCCGCGTCGTCCGCATGCACCTCAAGTACGATCTGAAGGGCTCCACCTACAAACGACGAGCATCCAAGAAAGAGCGCGAGAAGGCCCGGCCTACTTTCAAAGACCTGGACTTCATGCAGGACCTGCAGGATGGACTCATGCTGGATCAGGACACGTTCAACGCGCTGGTCAAGACGCTGCAGAGGGACTGCCTG GTGCTGGAAAGCTTCAAGATCATGGACTACAGTCTCCTGCTAGGAGTGCACAACATGGACCAAGCGGAGAGGGAGCGGCAGATGGAAGGCTCCCAAGGCGGCAGCGATGAGAAACGGCCCCTGGCCCAGCAGAAGGCCCTCTACTCCACCGCCATGGAGTCCATTCAGGGCGGGGCTGCCTGCGGGGGATCAATTGACACCGAAGACAC AATGGGCGgcatccctgctgtcaacgggaaagGAGAACGACTTCTGCTCTACGTTGGCATCATTGACATCTTACAATCATACAG GTTAATCAAGAAGCTGGAGCACACGTGGAAGGCTTTGGTGCACGATGGG GACACGGTCTCGGTCCACCGGCCTGGATTCTACGCTGACAGGTTCTTCAAGTTCATGAGCAGCACCGTTTTCAGGAAGAGCTCTT CTTTGAAGTCGTCTCCATCCAAGAAGGGCCGCGTCTCGCTGACAGTACCGAAGTGCGGCGGTCCCGGTGCGGCCTGGTCCGCCAGCCAGCTCCCCTCCGAGAGAGACGAGAACATTTATGACCTGAGAGGCGCTCGCAGCTTCCCAACGCTGGAAGACGAAG GACGAGTCGATCTCCCGTGCACACCTCCGTCCTTTGAGGAGGCCACCACGGCGTCCATCGCCACTACTCTCTCCTCCACCACCTCTCTGTCCATCCCTGAACGCTCTCCCTGCGACACCGTTGATCACCCGCGCTACAG GAGGCACACCCAGTCTCTTAGTCATGATGGGAG GACCCAGGAGGAGCTGCGTGTGCGTGAGGAGGAACAGCAGACCATCACGGTGGAGGTGGAGTTAAAGAAGCACGACAGTGAGCCCACCATCTCCATCCCGCAGCCTTTGCCTCAACCCAG TGATGATCGGGAGGCAGCCGCTGGAACTTCCACCTCTTCTCCAGCCCCCgaaccctcctcctcctcctcctcgcccgCCACCGTCACTCCTGCGTCTGCCGAGGCAACCGGAGCCACTCCGTCCAGTCCCaagctggtggtggtggtggcggagaCGGCAAGCCACGCGTCAGGCTCGGGGTGCGCCAGCCAGGCTTCAGTTGATGACGAGGATGACGTGCCAGTCACGGATATCTACTTT
- the pip5k1ca gene encoding phosphatidylinositol 4-phosphate 5-kinase type-1 gamma isoform X2: MEAEGAVGSSEPRDGSPLSGAASSDDADTVVGVSYGMDAGDMDAAARKAFITEMPSSSGLPGQGKKIGHRGVDASGETTYKKTTSSALKGAIQLGIGYTVGNLSSKPERDVLMQDFYVVESIFFPSEGSNLTPAHHFPDFRFKTYAPVAFRYFRELFGIRPDDYLYSLCNEPLIELSNPGASGSVFYLTKDDEFIIKTVMHKEAEFLQKLLPGYYMNLNQNPRTLLPKFFGLYCVQSGGKNIRVVVMNNVLPRVVRMHLKYDLKGSTYKRRASKKEREKARPTFKDLDFMQDLQDGLMLDQDTFNALVKTLQRDCLVLESFKIMDYSLLLGVHNMDQAERERQMEGSQGGSDEKRPLAQQKALYSTAMESIQGGAACGGSIDTEDTMGGIPAVNGKGERLLLYVGIIDILQSYRLIKKLEHTWKALVHDGDTVSVHRPGFYADRFFKFMSSTVFRKSSSLKSSPSKKGRVSLTVPKCGGPGAAWSASQLPSERDENIYDLRGARSFPTLEDEGRVDLPCTPPSFEEATTASIATTLSSTTSLSIPERSPCDTVDHPRYRRHTQSLSHDGRTQEELRVREEEQQTITVEVELKKHDSEPTISIPQPLPQPSDDREAAAGTSTSSPAPEPSSSSSSPATVTPASAEATGATPSSPKLVVVVAETASHASGSGCASQASVDDEDDVPVTDIYFPPEDRTWVYSPLHYGSESKALPDGDWERET, from the exons ATGGAAGCCGAGGGAGCGGTCGGCTCGTCGGAGCCCAGGGACGGGAGTCCTCTGTCCGGGGCCGCATCATCCGATGATGCTGACACGGTCGTCGGGGTTAGCTACGGAATGGACGCTGGAGACATGG ATGCTGCTGCAAGGAAAGCCTTCATCACAGAG ATGCCGTCCTCCTCAGGACTACCTGGTCAGGGGAAGAAAATTGGCCACAGAGGGGTCGATGCCTCCGGAGAAACCACTTACAAAAAG ACCACATCCTCAGCCCTGAAAGGAGCCATCCAGCTGGGCATCGGCTACACGGTGGGCAACTTGAGCTCCAAGCCCGAGAGGGATGTGCTGATGCAGGACTTCTACGTGGTGGAAAGCATCTTCTTCCCCAG CGAAGGGAGCAACCTCACCCCGGCCCATCACTTCCCAGACTTCCGATTCAAAACGTATGCTCCCGTGGCCTTCCGCTACTTTCGAGAGCTATTCGGGATCAGGCCGGATGACTACTTG TACTCCCTGTGTAACGAGCCGCTGATCGAGCTGTCCAATCCTGGCGCGAGCGGCTCTGTCTTCTATCTCACCAAGGACGACGAGTTCATCATCAAAACGGTCATGCACAAGGAGGCAGAGTTCTTACAGAAGTTGCTGCCGGGCTACTACATG AACTTGAATCAGAACCCTCGCACTCTGTTGCCCAAGTTTTTTGGCCTGTACTGCGTCCAGTCAGGAGGCAAGAACATCCGCGTTGTGGTGATGAACAACGTGCTGCCCCGCGTCGTCCGCATGCACCTCAAGTACGATCTGAAGGGCTCCACCTACAAACGACGAGCATCCAAGAAAGAGCGCGAGAAGGCCCGGCCTACTTTCAAAGACCTGGACTTCATGCAGGACCTGCAGGATGGACTCATGCTGGATCAGGACACGTTCAACGCGCTGGTCAAGACGCTGCAGAGGGACTGCCTG GTGCTGGAAAGCTTCAAGATCATGGACTACAGTCTCCTGCTAGGAGTGCACAACATGGACCAAGCGGAGAGGGAGCGGCAGATGGAAGGCTCCCAAGGCGGCAGCGATGAGAAACGGCCCCTGGCCCAGCAGAAGGCCCTCTACTCCACCGCCATGGAGTCCATTCAGGGCGGGGCTGCCTGCGGGGGATCAATTGACACCGAAGACAC AATGGGCGgcatccctgctgtcaacgggaaagGAGAACGACTTCTGCTCTACGTTGGCATCATTGACATCTTACAATCATACAG GTTAATCAAGAAGCTGGAGCACACGTGGAAGGCTTTGGTGCACGATGGG GACACGGTCTCGGTCCACCGGCCTGGATTCTACGCTGACAGGTTCTTCAAGTTCATGAGCAGCACCGTTTTCAGGAAGAGCTCTT CTTTGAAGTCGTCTCCATCCAAGAAGGGCCGCGTCTCGCTGACAGTACCGAAGTGCGGCGGTCCCGGTGCGGCCTGGTCCGCCAGCCAGCTCCCCTCCGAGAGAGACGAGAACATTTATGACCTGAGAGGCGCTCGCAGCTTCCCAACGCTGGAAGACGAAG GACGAGTCGATCTCCCGTGCACACCTCCGTCCTTTGAGGAGGCCACCACGGCGTCCATCGCCACTACTCTCTCCTCCACCACCTCTCTGTCCATCCCTGAACGCTCTCCCTGCGACACCGTTGATCACCCGCGCTACAG GAGGCACACCCAGTCTCTTAGTCATGATGGGAG GACCCAGGAGGAGCTGCGTGTGCGTGAGGAGGAACAGCAGACCATCACGGTGGAGGTGGAGTTAAAGAAGCACGACAGTGAGCCCACCATCTCCATCCCGCAGCCTTTGCCTCAACCCAG TGATGATCGGGAGGCAGCCGCTGGAACTTCCACCTCTTCTCCAGCCCCCgaaccctcctcctcctcctcctcgcccgCCACCGTCACTCCTGCGTCTGCCGAGGCAACCGGAGCCACTCCGTCCAGTCCCaagctggtggtggtggtggcggagaCGGCAAGCCACGCGTCAGGCTCGGGGTGCGCCAGCCAGGCTTCAGTTGATGACGAGGATGACGTGCCAGTCACGGATATCTACTTT cctcCAGAGGACAGGACCTGGGTGTACTCTCCGCTACACTATGGCTCAGAGTCTAAGGCCCTGCCAGATGGGGATTGGGAAAGAGAGACA
- the pip5k1ca gene encoding phosphatidylinositol 4-phosphate 5-kinase type-1 gamma isoform X4 codes for MEAEGAVGSSEPRDGSPLSGAASSDDADTVVGVSYGMDAGDMDAAARKAFITEMPSSSGLPGQGKKIGHRGVDASGETTYKKTTSSALKGAIQLGIGYTVGNLSSKPERDVLMQDFYVVESIFFPSEGSNLTPAHHFPDFRFKTYAPVAFRYFRELFGIRPDDYLYSLCNEPLIELSNPGASGSVFYLTKDDEFIIKTVMHKEAEFLQKLLPGYYMNLNQNPRTLLPKFFGLYCVQSGGKNIRVVVMNNVLPRVVRMHLKYDLKGSTYKRRASKKEREKARPTFKDLDFMQDLQDGLMLDQDTFNALVKTLQRDCLVLESFKIMDYSLLLGVHNMDQAERERQMEGSQGGSDEKRPLAQQKALYSTAMESIQGGAACGGSIDTEDTMGGIPAVNGKGERLLLYVGIIDILQSYRLIKKLEHTWKALVHDGDTVSVHRPGFYADRFFKFMSSTVFRKSSSLKSSPSKKGRVSLTVPKCGGPGAAWSASQLPSERDENIYDLRGARSFPTLEDEGRVDLPCTPPSFEEATTASIATTLSSTTSLSIPERSPCDTVDHPRYRRHTQSLSHDGRTQEELRVREEEQQTITVEVELKKHDSEPTISIPQPLPQPSDDREAAAGTSTSSPAPEPSSSSSSPATVTPASAEATGATPSSPKLVVVVAETASHASGSGCASQASVDDEDDVPVTDIYFFPDGRTWVVSPLRQKGKWRSNRPPPEDRTWVYSPLHYGSESKALPDGDWERETVH; via the exons ATGGAAGCCGAGGGAGCGGTCGGCTCGTCGGAGCCCAGGGACGGGAGTCCTCTGTCCGGGGCCGCATCATCCGATGATGCTGACACGGTCGTCGGGGTTAGCTACGGAATGGACGCTGGAGACATGG ATGCTGCTGCAAGGAAAGCCTTCATCACAGAG ATGCCGTCCTCCTCAGGACTACCTGGTCAGGGGAAGAAAATTGGCCACAGAGGGGTCGATGCCTCCGGAGAAACCACTTACAAAAAG ACCACATCCTCAGCCCTGAAAGGAGCCATCCAGCTGGGCATCGGCTACACGGTGGGCAACTTGAGCTCCAAGCCCGAGAGGGATGTGCTGATGCAGGACTTCTACGTGGTGGAAAGCATCTTCTTCCCCAG CGAAGGGAGCAACCTCACCCCGGCCCATCACTTCCCAGACTTCCGATTCAAAACGTATGCTCCCGTGGCCTTCCGCTACTTTCGAGAGCTATTCGGGATCAGGCCGGATGACTACTTG TACTCCCTGTGTAACGAGCCGCTGATCGAGCTGTCCAATCCTGGCGCGAGCGGCTCTGTCTTCTATCTCACCAAGGACGACGAGTTCATCATCAAAACGGTCATGCACAAGGAGGCAGAGTTCTTACAGAAGTTGCTGCCGGGCTACTACATG AACTTGAATCAGAACCCTCGCACTCTGTTGCCCAAGTTTTTTGGCCTGTACTGCGTCCAGTCAGGAGGCAAGAACATCCGCGTTGTGGTGATGAACAACGTGCTGCCCCGCGTCGTCCGCATGCACCTCAAGTACGATCTGAAGGGCTCCACCTACAAACGACGAGCATCCAAGAAAGAGCGCGAGAAGGCCCGGCCTACTTTCAAAGACCTGGACTTCATGCAGGACCTGCAGGATGGACTCATGCTGGATCAGGACACGTTCAACGCGCTGGTCAAGACGCTGCAGAGGGACTGCCTG GTGCTGGAAAGCTTCAAGATCATGGACTACAGTCTCCTGCTAGGAGTGCACAACATGGACCAAGCGGAGAGGGAGCGGCAGATGGAAGGCTCCCAAGGCGGCAGCGATGAGAAACGGCCCCTGGCCCAGCAGAAGGCCCTCTACTCCACCGCCATGGAGTCCATTCAGGGCGGGGCTGCCTGCGGGGGATCAATTGACACCGAAGACAC AATGGGCGgcatccctgctgtcaacgggaaagGAGAACGACTTCTGCTCTACGTTGGCATCATTGACATCTTACAATCATACAG GTTAATCAAGAAGCTGGAGCACACGTGGAAGGCTTTGGTGCACGATGGG GACACGGTCTCGGTCCACCGGCCTGGATTCTACGCTGACAGGTTCTTCAAGTTCATGAGCAGCACCGTTTTCAGGAAGAGCTCTT CTTTGAAGTCGTCTCCATCCAAGAAGGGCCGCGTCTCGCTGACAGTACCGAAGTGCGGCGGTCCCGGTGCGGCCTGGTCCGCCAGCCAGCTCCCCTCCGAGAGAGACGAGAACATTTATGACCTGAGAGGCGCTCGCAGCTTCCCAACGCTGGAAGACGAAG GACGAGTCGATCTCCCGTGCACACCTCCGTCCTTTGAGGAGGCCACCACGGCGTCCATCGCCACTACTCTCTCCTCCACCACCTCTCTGTCCATCCCTGAACGCTCTCCCTGCGACACCGTTGATCACCCGCGCTACAG GAGGCACACCCAGTCTCTTAGTCATGATGGGAG GACCCAGGAGGAGCTGCGTGTGCGTGAGGAGGAACAGCAGACCATCACGGTGGAGGTGGAGTTAAAGAAGCACGACAGTGAGCCCACCATCTCCATCCCGCAGCCTTTGCCTCAACCCAG TGATGATCGGGAGGCAGCCGCTGGAACTTCCACCTCTTCTCCAGCCCCCgaaccctcctcctcctcctcctcgcccgCCACCGTCACTCCTGCGTCTGCCGAGGCAACCGGAGCCACTCCGTCCAGTCCCaagctggtggtggtggtggcggagaCGGCAAGCCACGCGTCAGGCTCGGGGTGCGCCAGCCAGGCTTCAGTTGATGACGAGGATGACGTGCCAGTCACGGATATCTACTTT TTCCCCGACGGAAGGACTTGGGTGGTCTCCCCTCTCCGACAAAAGGGGAAGTGGCGGTCCAACAGGCCA cctcCAGAGGACAGGACCTGGGTGTACTCTCCGCTACACTATGGCTCAGAGTCTAAGGCCCTGCCAGATGGGGATTGGGAAAGAGAGACA GTCCATTAA